The Saccharothrix variisporea genome has a segment encoding these proteins:
- a CDS encoding shikimate kinase: MSPRYVVLGPPGAGKTTVGQLLAARLGVAFRDTDEDVVATAGKPISDIFTTDGEPAFRALEEEAVAKGLAEHDGVLALGGGAVLSAATRARLAAHTVVFLNVGMAEGVRRTGLSTARPLLAGVNPRATFKALLDARLPLYREVATIEVDTDALEPEQVVDAVLARADLT; this comes from the coding sequence GTGAGCCCGCGCTACGTCGTCCTCGGCCCGCCCGGCGCGGGCAAGACGACCGTGGGGCAGCTGCTCGCGGCCCGGCTCGGGGTGGCCTTCCGGGATACCGACGAGGACGTGGTCGCCACCGCCGGCAAACCCATCTCGGACATCTTCACCACCGACGGCGAGCCCGCGTTCCGGGCGCTGGAGGAGGAGGCGGTCGCCAAGGGCCTGGCCGAGCACGACGGCGTGCTGGCCCTGGGCGGCGGGGCGGTGCTGTCCGCGGCCACCCGGGCGCGGCTGGCGGCGCACACCGTGGTGTTCCTCAACGTCGGCATGGCCGAGGGCGTGCGGCGGACGGGCCTGTCCACCGCCCGGCCCCTGCTGGCCGGCGTGAACCCGCGCGCCACCTTCAAGGCGCTGCTGGACGCGCGCCTGCCGCTGTACCGGGAGGTCGCCACGATCGAGGTGGACACCGACGCGCTGGAGCCCGAGCAGGTCGTGGACGCGGTCCTGGCGAGGGCGGACCTGACCTGA
- a CDS encoding DNA glycosylase AlkZ-like family protein, with product MDVTAADVLAHRAAVQGLHDGDLGVLALGVVDSPPNTGAAAIAVRRLGYDEPLVRVLSLRGAPHLHRPSDVPGLRRVLRPRTPRQLQAWCGGMPAPELSDVDLVVELMRREFPGETATKGELSAAISPLLPKRATPYCPSCKTEHVIEGLFRLGTLLAGIELEPRGAKLVFRAPGPNDEGDSTLVSDYAHYVGPFAKADVEKWLGAGPQDTWPELRPVTVEGRKLLLGGDLVEGDELPAGLLLFPRDPYLLGPRWLVAEPDVAKRVWRPVGSPGALVTHGRVTGAWRYAFSGRTMIFRVEGWSRVEGAARKAIKDQADVLAGVWGADVLEATVVEW from the coding sequence GTGGACGTGACCGCCGCCGATGTCCTCGCGCACCGCGCCGCGGTGCAAGGGTTGCACGACGGCGACCTGGGCGTGCTCGCACTCGGTGTGGTCGACAGCCCGCCCAACACGGGTGCGGCGGCCATCGCGGTCCGCCGTCTCGGGTACGACGAGCCCTTGGTCCGGGTGCTGAGCCTGCGGGGCGCGCCGCACCTGCACCGACCGAGCGACGTGCCCGGGTTGCGGCGGGTGCTGCGGCCGCGCACGCCCCGGCAGCTCCAGGCGTGGTGCGGTGGGATGCCGGCGCCGGAACTGTCCGATGTGGATCTCGTCGTGGAGCTGATGCGCCGCGAATTCCCCGGCGAGACCGCGACCAAGGGCGAGCTGTCCGCCGCGATCAGCCCACTCCTGCCCAAGCGCGCCACGCCGTACTGCCCGAGCTGCAAGACCGAGCACGTGATCGAAGGGCTGTTCCGGCTCGGCACGCTCCTCGCCGGGATCGAGCTCGAACCGCGTGGCGCGAAGCTGGTCTTCCGGGCACCCGGCCCGAACGACGAAGGCGACTCGACGCTGGTGAGCGACTACGCCCACTACGTCGGCCCGTTCGCCAAGGCCGACGTGGAGAAGTGGCTCGGGGCGGGGCCTCAGGACACGTGGCCCGAGCTGCGGCCGGTCACCGTCGAGGGCAGGAAGTTGTTGCTGGGCGGGGATCTTGTCGAAGGGGACGAGCTGCCTGCCGGGCTGCTGCTGTTCCCGCGCGACCCCTACCTGCTGGGGCCGCGGTGGCTGGTCGCCGAGCCGGACGTGGCCAAGCGGGTGTGGCGGCCGGTGGGGAGTCCGGGAGCGCTGGTGACGCACGGCCGGGTGACCGGGGCGTGGCGGTACGCGTTCAGCGGGCGGACGATGATCTTCCGCGTCGAGGGGTGGTCCCGGGTCGAGGGGGCCGCTCGCAAGGCGATCAAGGACCAAGCCGACGTGCTCGCCGGGGTGTGGGGCGCGGACGTGCTGGAAGCGACCGTGGTCGAATGGTGA
- the aroB gene encoding 3-dehydroquinate synthase — protein MGEPVRIRVAAERPYDVLVGRGLLGDLVEGLRGTAKAAIVHTPTLAETAEAVRAELADAGIDAHRVEVPDAEDGKDLRVAGYCWNVFGQIGLGRQDVVIGLGGGAVTDLAGFVASTWMRGVKLVNVPTTLLGMVDAAIGGKTGINTDAGKNLVGTFYEPHAVFVDLATLETLPRNELVAGMAEVVKGGFIADPVILDLIEADPEKALDPTGDVIEELVRRKIQIKADVVSTDLRESDLREILNYGHTLGHAIERRERYRWRHGAAISVGLVFAAELARLAGRLDDATADRHRSVLTALGLPTKYDPDALPQLLEGMKVDKKNRSGVLRFVVLDGLAKPGRLEGPDPSLIAAAYSAVADEPKTGGSVLL, from the coding sequence ATGGGCGAGCCGGTGCGCATCCGCGTGGCCGCGGAGCGGCCGTACGACGTGCTGGTGGGTCGCGGCCTGCTCGGCGACCTGGTGGAGGGCCTGCGCGGCACGGCCAAGGCGGCGATCGTCCACACGCCGACGCTCGCCGAGACCGCCGAGGCGGTCCGCGCGGAGCTGGCGGACGCGGGGATCGACGCCCACCGCGTCGAGGTGCCCGACGCCGAGGACGGCAAGGACCTGCGGGTCGCGGGCTACTGCTGGAACGTGTTCGGCCAGATCGGCCTGGGCCGCCAGGACGTCGTCATCGGCCTGGGCGGCGGCGCGGTGACCGACCTCGCCGGGTTCGTGGCCTCGACGTGGATGCGCGGGGTGAAGCTGGTCAACGTCCCGACCACGCTGCTGGGCATGGTGGACGCGGCGATCGGCGGCAAGACCGGCATCAACACCGACGCGGGCAAGAACCTGGTCGGCACGTTCTACGAGCCGCACGCCGTGTTCGTCGACCTCGCCACCCTCGAGACCCTGCCGCGCAACGAGCTGGTCGCGGGCATGGCGGAGGTCGTCAAGGGCGGGTTCATCGCCGACCCGGTCATCCTCGACCTCATCGAGGCCGACCCGGAGAAGGCGCTCGACCCGACCGGCGACGTCATCGAGGAGCTGGTCCGGCGCAAGATCCAGATCAAGGCGGACGTCGTGTCCACCGACCTGCGCGAGTCGGACCTGCGGGAGATCCTCAACTACGGCCACACCCTCGGCCACGCCATCGAGCGCCGCGAGCGCTACCGGTGGCGGCACGGCGCGGCGATCAGCGTCGGCCTGGTGTTCGCCGCCGAACTGGCCCGCCTCGCCGGCCGCCTGGACGACGCGACCGCCGACCGGCACCGCAGCGTCCTGACCGCGCTGGGCCTGCCCACCAAGTACGACCCGGACGCCCTGCCGCAGCTGCTGGAGGGCATGAAGGTCGACAAGAAGAACCGGTCCGGCGTGCTGCGGTTCGTGGTGCTCGACGGCCTGGCCAAGCCCGGCCGCCTGGAGGGCCCGGACCCGTCGCTGATCGCCGCCGCCTACTCCGCGGTCGCCGACGAGCCGAAGACCGGCGGGAGCGTGCTGCTGTGA
- the aroQ gene encoding type II 3-dehydroquinate dehydratase has translation MKVLVLNGPNLGRLGTREPDVYGRTTYADLVRLCEDTGRELGVEVEVRQTDFEGEMLGWLHRAADEAIPVVLNPAAWTHYSVAVRDACSQLTAPLVEVHISNVHKREEFRHHSYISAVAEGVIAGLGVQGYALAIRWLAEKLGPIEA, from the coding sequence GTGAAGGTCCTCGTGCTCAACGGCCCGAACCTGGGCCGCCTCGGCACCCGCGAACCCGACGTCTACGGCCGCACCACCTACGCCGACCTCGTGCGGCTGTGCGAGGACACCGGCCGCGAGCTGGGCGTCGAGGTCGAGGTGCGGCAGACCGACTTCGAGGGCGAGATGCTCGGCTGGCTGCACCGCGCGGCCGACGAGGCGATCCCGGTCGTGCTCAACCCGGCCGCGTGGACGCACTACTCGGTCGCGGTGCGGGACGCGTGCTCGCAGCTCACCGCGCCGCTGGTGGAGGTGCACATCTCGAACGTGCACAAGCGCGAGGAGTTCCGGCACCACAGCTACATCTCGGCGGTGGCGGAGGGCGTGATCGCGGGTTTGGGCGTCCAGGGCTACGCGCTCGCGATCCGCTGGCTGGCCGAGAAGCTGGGGCCGATCGAGGCGTGA
- a CDS encoding VOC family protein — protein sequence MPDLHRAEASIGWLLGELGWVEYQRWSAGVSWRLGPTYLVVEESPALERHHRLGTGLNHLAFHVGGRVRVDELTEAAPKHGWALMFGDTHPHAGGPDHYAAYLENTDGFEVELVASIR from the coding sequence GTGCCTGATCTCCACCGCGCGGAGGCGAGCATCGGCTGGTTGCTGGGCGAGCTGGGCTGGGTGGAGTACCAGCGGTGGTCGGCCGGGGTGAGTTGGCGTCTCGGCCCGACCTACCTGGTGGTGGAGGAGTCGCCCGCGCTGGAACGGCACCACCGGCTCGGCACCGGGCTCAACCACCTCGCCTTCCACGTCGGCGGCCGCGTCCGGGTGGACGAACTCACCGAAGCGGCCCCGAAGCACGGTTGGGCCTTGATGTTCGGGGACACGCACCCGCACGCGGGTGGTCCCGATCACTACGCCGCCTACCTGGAGAACACGGACGGTTTCGAAGTGGAGTTGGTCGCGTCCATTCGGTAG
- a CDS encoding beta-xylosidase: MSGPTRLLGCALAVATLAACASGVADPAPPAAPPAVTTTPAPSKPPKPVKPVTTDRGRQSPGVVAGGAEAPYNYAPSLMVDGGRYRMWWCSQLRFAEPGGDDVLYADSSSLDGGFAGPDGSPGLAVLSGSTHGWDSVHTCDPSVLKVGGTYYMYYTGAPGDVPFGSLVGVATSTDGIHWTRAAGGNPILGPANDIIRDNHYGSGQPSALYVDGWFYLLFTDTTAKAAGWNGAGQFVLRAQDPTFAGHVESLGASGWEKVADTRKPRTRAVVDAFSADWMYVDALRAFAIAHSTDAGTTLTFWNHDFTAQPLPPVHVPGPWREGPGLVRTPEGHALVSVEDPCGRLSVDVVRATVVGGAGAPTDLGHFGLDLVNVPGCRTKAQAAVLNGFAVPSPENIVDLIVDGGVVRVERRSVADRLATRVLDQRPDIVDELPVVGRVPAGVKAVRAPNGQTGLLVDGKLWRVGPEDVAKLNSSPVTPVTQRQWDTFDHAGNLNR, from the coding sequence ATGTCCGGCCCGACGAGGCTCCTCGGGTGCGCCCTCGCCGTCGCGACCCTCGCCGCCTGCGCTTCCGGTGTCGCGGACCCCGCGCCGCCCGCCGCGCCCCCGGCGGTCACGACGACGCCCGCGCCGAGCAAGCCCCCGAAGCCGGTCAAGCCCGTCACCACCGACCGCGGTCGGCAGAGCCCCGGCGTCGTCGCCGGTGGCGCGGAGGCCCCCTACAACTACGCCCCCTCGCTGATGGTGGACGGCGGCCGGTACCGGATGTGGTGGTGCAGCCAGCTGCGCTTCGCCGAGCCCGGCGGTGACGACGTCCTCTACGCCGACAGCTCCTCGCTGGACGGCGGTTTCGCCGGTCCCGATGGCAGCCCGGGGCTCGCGGTCCTGTCCGGCAGCACCCACGGCTGGGACAGCGTGCACACGTGCGACCCGTCGGTCCTCAAGGTCGGCGGCACGTACTACATGTACTACACGGGCGCGCCCGGCGACGTGCCGTTCGGCAGCCTCGTCGGCGTCGCCACCAGCACCGATGGCATCCACTGGACCCGCGCGGCGGGCGGCAACCCGATCCTCGGCCCGGCGAACGACATCATCCGGGACAACCACTACGGCAGCGGCCAGCCCTCCGCGCTCTACGTGGACGGCTGGTTCTACCTGCTGTTCACCGACACCACCGCCAAGGCGGCCGGGTGGAACGGCGCGGGCCAGTTCGTGCTGCGCGCCCAGGACCCGACCTTCGCCGGCCACGTCGAATCGCTGGGCGCGTCGGGCTGGGAGAAGGTCGCCGACACCCGCAAGCCGCGCACCCGGGCGGTCGTGGACGCGTTCAGCGCCGACTGGATGTACGTCGACGCCCTGCGGGCCTTCGCGATCGCCCACTCCACCGACGCCGGCACCACGCTGACCTTCTGGAACCACGACTTCACCGCCCAGCCCCTCCCGCCGGTGCACGTCCCCGGCCCGTGGCGGGAGGGACCCGGCCTGGTCCGCACCCCGGAGGGCCACGCCCTGGTGTCCGTCGAGGACCCGTGCGGCCGGCTGTCCGTGGACGTCGTGCGCGCCACCGTCGTCGGCGGGGCGGGCGCGCCCACCGACCTCGGCCACTTCGGGTTGGACCTGGTCAACGTGCCCGGCTGCCGCACCAAGGCGCAGGCGGCGGTGCTCAACGGGTTCGCCGTGCCGTCCCCGGAGAACATCGTGGACCTGATCGTCGACGGCGGGGTGGTCCGGGTGGAACGCCGGTCGGTCGCCGACCGACTGGCCACCCGCGTGCTGGACCAGCGGCCGGACATCGTCGACGAGTTGCCCGTGGTCGGCCGCGTCCCGGCCGGCGTGAAAGCGGTCCGCGCGCCCAACGGCCAGACCGGGTTGCTGGTGGACGGCAAGCTGTGGCGCGTCGGCCCGGAGGACGTGGCGAAGCTCAACTCGTCGCCGGTCACCCCGGTCACCCAGCGGCAGTGGGACACCTTCGACCACGCCGGCAACCTCAACCGCTAG
- a CDS encoding B-4DMT family transporter: MRRWLPRGLWMGLLHGGVQVGTDAVAVHSPGASSSLRYIALGLVAVAGVLWGALDAWRQLDGPGMVWFFAALVAGPLAGVAGVVGKSLVVDQTGVEALGAALTGGAAFTALLVMASAGIGLVLGNALPQPNGSESR, translated from the coding sequence ATGCGCAGGTGGCTGCCCCGAGGGCTCTGGATGGGATTGCTGCACGGCGGGGTGCAGGTCGGCACGGACGCGGTGGCCGTGCACAGCCCCGGGGCCAGTTCGTCGCTGCGCTACATCGCACTGGGGCTGGTCGCGGTGGCGGGCGTGCTGTGGGGTGCGCTGGACGCGTGGCGGCAGCTCGACGGGCCGGGCATGGTGTGGTTCTTCGCCGCCCTGGTCGCGGGGCCGCTGGCCGGGGTCGCCGGGGTGGTGGGCAAGTCGCTGGTGGTGGACCAGACCGGTGTGGAGGCGCTCGGCGCGGCGCTGACCGGCGGGGCGGCGTTCACGGCGCTGCTGGTCATGGCGTCGGCCGGGATCGGGCTGGTGCTGGGCAACGCGCTGCCCCAGCCGAACGGGTCCGAGTCGCGCTAG
- a CDS encoding M24 family metallopeptidase, translated as MPHATRRAALRATLRDRELDALLVTNLLNIRYLTGFTGSNAALLVSAESDAASVFCTDGRYLTQAERQVPDLERVIDRPCDLALAQRAHKDGNRRAGFESNHVTVEGLDALADAAEDVELVRAPGLVEQLRLVKDDAEVEALRMACAAADRALASLIEHGGLRAGRTEREIARELENRMLDHGAAGPSFESIVATGANSAVPHHRPTDAVVHAGDFVKLDFGALVDGYHSDMTRTLVVGQAADWQRELYELVAASQAAGRHALAAGAAVSDVDRAAREVIEQAGYGEQFLHGLGHGVGLQIHEAPALSKVGDGTLLPGMTVTVEPGVYLAGKGGVRIEDTLVVRQGAPELLTLTTKELVVV; from the coding sequence ATGCCGCACGCGACACGCCGCGCCGCCCTGCGCGCCACGCTCCGGGACCGGGAGCTGGACGCCCTGCTGGTGACCAACCTGCTCAACATCCGCTACCTCACCGGGTTCACCGGCTCCAACGCCGCCCTGCTGGTCTCCGCCGAGTCCGACGCGGCCAGCGTGTTCTGCACCGACGGCCGCTACCTCACCCAGGCCGAGCGCCAGGTGCCCGACCTGGAGCGGGTCATCGACCGGCCGTGCGACCTCGCGCTGGCCCAGCGCGCGCACAAGGACGGCAACCGCCGGGCGGGGTTCGAGAGCAACCACGTCACCGTGGAGGGCCTCGACGCGCTCGCCGACGCCGCCGAGGACGTCGAGCTGGTCCGCGCGCCCGGCCTGGTGGAACAGCTGCGGCTGGTCAAGGACGACGCCGAGGTCGAGGCGCTGCGCATGGCGTGCGCCGCCGCCGACCGCGCGCTGGCGAGCCTGATCGAGCACGGCGGCCTGCGCGCCGGGCGCACCGAGCGGGAGATCGCGCGCGAGCTGGAGAACCGCATGCTCGACCACGGCGCGGCGGGTCCCAGCTTCGAGTCGATCGTGGCGACCGGCGCGAACTCCGCCGTGCCGCACCACCGGCCCACCGACGCGGTCGTGCACGCCGGCGACTTCGTGAAGTTGGACTTCGGCGCCCTGGTCGACGGCTACCACTCCGACATGACCCGCACCCTGGTGGTCGGCCAGGCCGCGGACTGGCAGCGGGAGCTGTACGAGCTGGTCGCGGCCTCGCAGGCGGCCGGTCGGCACGCGTTGGCCGCGGGCGCGGCGGTGTCCGACGTGGACCGCGCGGCGCGCGAGGTGATCGAGCAGGCCGGGTACGGGGAGCAGTTCCTGCACGGCCTCGGACACGGCGTGGGCCTGCAGATCCACGAGGCTCCGGCGCTGTCCAAGGTGGGTGACGGTACACTTCTGCCCGGTATGACGGTCACCGTCGAGCCCGGTGTGTACCTGGCCGGGAAGGGTGGTGTCCGCATCGAGGACACGCTCGTGGTGCGCCAAGGCGCCCCCGAACTCCTCACCCTGACCACGAAAGAGCTGGTGGTCGTCTGA
- the efp gene encoding elongation factor P: MATTNDLKNGLVLNLDGQLWTVTAFQHVKPGKGGAFVRTTLKHVLSGKVVDKTFNAGTKVDTATVDKRNMTYLYKEGSDFIFMDGETYDQIPVPAETVGDAANYMLENQEAMVATHEGVPLYVELPTSVELVIQHTDPGLQGDRSTGGTKPATLETGAEIQVPLFVTTGEKIKVDTRDGRYLGRVNG, translated from the coding sequence GTGGCCACGACCAACGACCTCAAGAACGGCCTGGTGCTGAACCTCGACGGCCAGCTGTGGACCGTCACCGCGTTCCAGCACGTCAAGCCGGGCAAGGGCGGCGCCTTCGTGCGCACCACGTTGAAGCACGTGCTGTCCGGCAAGGTCGTGGACAAGACCTTCAACGCGGGCACCAAGGTCGACACGGCCACCGTGGACAAGCGGAACATGACCTACCTGTACAAGGAGGGTTCCGACTTCATCTTCATGGACGGCGAGACCTACGACCAGATCCCGGTCCCGGCCGAGACCGTGGGCGACGCCGCCAACTACATGCTGGAGAACCAGGAGGCGATGGTCGCCACCCACGAGGGCGTGCCGCTCTACGTGGAGCTGCCGACCAGCGTCGAGCTGGTCATCCAGCACACCGACCCGGGCCTGCAGGGCGACCGCAGCACCGGCGGCACCAAGCCCGCGACCCTGGAGACCGGCGCGGAGATCCAGGTCCCGCTGTTCGTGACGACCGGCGAGAAGATCAAGGTCGACACCCGCGACGGCCGCTACCTCGGCCGCGTGAACGGCTGA
- the nusB gene encoding transcription antitermination factor NusB encodes MGARSKARKRAVDVLFEADARGIDPVTLLAERVGSPDVPPINDYTVGLVEGITAHRARIDDLISEHSEGWTLQRMPGVDRAVLRVGLYELLWAADVPDAVAIDEAVELAKQLSTDDSPRFVNGVLGRIAVIADQLRAVL; translated from the coding sequence ATGGGCGCACGCAGCAAGGCCCGGAAACGCGCCGTCGACGTCCTGTTCGAGGCCGACGCCCGGGGCATCGACCCGGTCACCCTGCTCGCCGAGCGAGTGGGGTCCCCGGACGTGCCGCCGATCAACGACTACACGGTCGGCCTGGTCGAGGGCATCACGGCCCACCGGGCGCGGATCGACGACCTGATCTCGGAGCACTCCGAGGGCTGGACGTTGCAGCGGATGCCGGGCGTGGACCGTGCCGTGCTGCGGGTCGGCCTCTACGAGTTGCTGTGGGCGGCCGACGTGCCCGACGCGGTGGCCATCGACGAGGCGGTCGAGCTGGCCAAGCAGCTGTCCACGGACGACTCGCCCCGGTTCGTCAACGGGGTGCTGGGCCGCATCGCGGTCATCGCGGACCAGCTCCGCGCGGTGCTCTAG
- a CDS encoding transcriptional regulator, which translates to MGDYAKALGAKLRAIRQQQGLSLHGVEQKSGGRWKAVVVGSYERGDRAVTVQKLAELADFYGVPVAELLPEGRVPSGAEPATKIVINLERLQQLPAEKVGPLARYAATIQSQRGDYNGKVLSIRTEDLRSLAIIYDMTPGELTEQLIDWGVLPPEARPAKED; encoded by the coding sequence ATGGGCGACTACGCCAAGGCGCTGGGGGCAAAGCTCCGCGCGATCCGCCAGCAGCAGGGCTTGTCTTTGCACGGCGTCGAGCAGAAGTCCGGCGGTCGCTGGAAGGCCGTGGTCGTGGGCTCGTACGAGCGCGGAGACCGAGCCGTGACCGTCCAGAAGCTCGCGGAGCTGGCCGACTTCTACGGTGTCCCGGTCGCGGAACTGCTCCCCGAAGGCCGCGTGCCCTCGGGCGCCGAACCCGCGACGAAGATCGTCATCAACCTGGAGCGCCTGCAACAGCTCCCCGCGGAGAAGGTCGGTCCGCTCGCGCGGTACGCGGCCACCATCCAGAGCCAGCGCGGCGACTACAACGGCAAGGTGCTGTCCATCCGCACGGAGGACCTGCGCTCGCTGGCGATCATCTACGACATGACCCCGGGCGAGCTGACCGAGCAGCTCATCGACTGGGGCGTGCTGCCCCCCGAGGCCCGCCCGGCCAAGGAAGACTGA
- the pyrR gene encoding bifunctional pyr operon transcriptional regulator/uracil phosphoribosyltransferase PyrR, protein MAPRQRGATDPAGERELLSAGDVARTVARMAHQIIEKTALDAPSAPEVVLMGIPSRGAPLARRLAGRIREFSGVAVPTGTLDVTLYRDDLRRGPTRPLEATRLPEGGIDDRLVVLVDDVLFSGRTIRAALDALRDHGRPRAVQLAVLVDRGHRELPIRADYVGKNVPTARSEEVHVLLEEFDQRDGVVLR, encoded by the coding sequence GTGGCGCCACGTCAACGTGGCGCGACGGACCCGGCCGGGGAGCGCGAGCTCCTGTCGGCCGGCGACGTCGCGCGCACTGTCGCCCGAATGGCCCATCAGATCATCGAGAAGACAGCTCTCGATGCACCCAGCGCACCCGAAGTAGTCCTGATGGGGATTCCGAGCCGGGGTGCGCCCCTCGCCCGCCGTCTCGCGGGCAGGATCCGCGAATTCAGCGGGGTGGCGGTACCCACCGGCACCCTCGACGTCACGCTCTACCGGGACGACCTGCGCCGGGGCCCCACTCGTCCGTTGGAGGCCACCCGGCTGCCCGAAGGCGGCATCGACGACCGCCTGGTGGTCCTCGTCGACGACGTCCTGTTCTCCGGCCGCACGATCCGCGCCGCCCTGGACGCCCTGCGCGACCACGGCCGGCCCCGCGCCGTGCAGCTGGCGGTGCTGGTCGACCGGGGGCACCGCGAGCTGCCGATCCGCGCGGACTACGTGGGCAAGAACGTCCCCACCGCCCGGTCCGAGGAGGTCCACGTGCTGCTGGAGGAGTTCGACCAGCGGGACGGGGTGGTGCTGCGGTGA